The proteins below come from a single Methanobrevibacter oralis genomic window:
- a CDS encoding DUF2115 domain-containing protein, producing MKSFKILDELNKLSLKEEISKKELITILKKYARNISPYDLMLATARMRKDGEYVQKQYREKFLKIYIENFLMRMKEVLDNDDELKGNIDKNKFINSFPLLKTTFEKERSETYNVDDDKFPLIYVITSLYTTFILNEPIHPVGSEFPGSLKVENRKGTYYCPVKDNQKDNEHAICHLCLAEQTPDI from the coding sequence ATGAAATCATTTAAAATTTTAGATGAATTAAATAAATTATCCCTTAAAGAGGAAATTTCAAAAAAAGAGCTAATTACAATTTTGAAAAAATATGCTCGAAATATTTCCCCCTATGATTTAATGTTAGCAACAGCCCGTATGAGAAAAGACGGAGAATATGTCCAAAAGCAATATCGTGAAAAATTTTTAAAAATCTATATTGAAAACTTCTTAATGCGCATGAAAGAAGTACTGGATAATGATGATGAATTAAAGGGGAATATTGATAAAAATAAATTCATTAACTCATTTCCACTACTTAAAACCACTTTTGAAAAAGAAAGAAGTGAAACTTACAATGTGGATGATGATAAATTCCCCCTAATATATGTAATAACATCACTTTACACTACATTCATTCTAAATGAACCAATTCATCCCGTAGGAAGCGAATTTCCAGGTAGTTTAAAAGTTGAAAATAGAAAAGGCACATACTACTGCCCTGTCAAAGACAATCAAAAAGACAATGAACATGCAATCTGCCATTTGTGCCTAGCAGAGCA